A section of the Nitrospinaceae bacterium genome encodes:
- a CDS encoding Maf-like protein — MTHSQKPVILASQSPRRKELLKKLVADFEIVPSSVEEILQPGLSPIENAIALARQKAQDVSRRHPGHYVIGADTIVVLDDEIIGKPNDPADARKILKRLSGRSHQVITGVVIINSGRAEDAAVSKIDIRLLNDEEIARYVATGEPLDKAGAYAIQGEGAALVASYSGSYSNIVGLPLDTVKALLEQSGYAFG, encoded by the coding sequence ATGACACATTCACAAAAGCCGGTCATTCTGGCGTCTCAATCCCCACGCCGCAAGGAACTATTAAAAAAACTGGTAGCAGACTTTGAGATCGTCCCGAGTTCGGTGGAGGAAATTTTACAGCCCGGTCTCAGTCCCATAGAAAACGCCATCGCCCTCGCGCGCCAGAAGGCGCAGGATGTCTCCCGGCGCCATCCCGGCCATTATGTGATCGGCGCAGACACCATTGTCGTGCTCGACGATGAAATTATCGGCAAACCAAATGACCCCGCCGATGCCCGGAAAATTTTAAAACGCCTGAGCGGCAGAAGCCATCAGGTGATCACCGGAGTCGTCATCATAAACTCCGGCCGGGCCGAGGACGCGGCAGTTTCAAAAATAGATATCCGCCTTCTGAATGATGAAGAAATCGCCCGCTATGTAGCAACCGGAGAACCGTTGGACAAAGCCGGAGCCTATGCCATTCAAGGCGAAGGTGCGGCTCTGGTCGCTTCTTATTCTGGCTCCTATTCCAATATCGTTGGCTTGCCCCTGGATACGGTTAAAGCCTTGCTGGAACAATCCGGATACGCATTCGGCTGA
- a CDS encoding MFS transporter yields MNTPGVNPDNVPPPPENQASNKLAIGSWALYDFANTIFSMNVISLYFALWVTVDHGGPDILYSVALSGSMLAVALSVPVFGAISDQTGKRRIPLTLLTLLSVAGTFFIGQTGHLLTGIFFFIIANYCYQSALVFYNGMLPSVARGSHIGLVSGYGVSLGYLGSIAGLLLVKPFVEAGGRSAAFLPTAAMFLIFSIPCFLFVQDPETQARKKVHIGQAFRTLKQTVANASEYKLLLKFILIHFLILDVVNTVIAFMSVYANKVMQFTDAEITTFLISSTAAAMIGSYVIGWLVKHKGTGWSYGLVLWLWVAALSIAILSQSQTIFWLVGPLAGMGMGGVWVVSRAYIVELSPPEKLGEFFGLYGLAGKAASILGPLLWGTVVWIFQDTQTFKYRAALTSLLIITIGTLFLFRSLRRQLAQ; encoded by the coding sequence GTGAACACACCCGGCGTGAACCCTGACAACGTCCCCCCGCCTCCCGAAAACCAGGCTTCCAACAAACTCGCCATCGGTTCCTGGGCGCTGTACGACTTCGCCAACACCATCTTTTCGATGAACGTCATCTCCCTCTACTTCGCCCTTTGGGTGACGGTGGACCACGGCGGACCGGACATTTTGTACAGCGTTGCACTTTCGGGGTCCATGCTGGCGGTGGCTCTCAGCGTCCCGGTCTTTGGCGCCATCTCCGATCAAACCGGGAAAAGACGCATCCCCTTAACGCTACTGACCCTGCTATCCGTGGCTGGAACATTTTTCATCGGTCAAACCGGCCACCTGTTGACCGGAATATTTTTTTTCATCATCGCCAATTACTGTTATCAATCGGCTTTAGTGTTTTATAACGGCATGCTGCCTTCCGTAGCACGGGGGTCGCATATCGGTCTCGTCTCAGGATATGGGGTGAGCCTCGGATATCTTGGGTCGATTGCCGGCTTATTGCTGGTGAAACCGTTTGTCGAAGCCGGAGGCCGGTCAGCGGCTTTTCTTCCCACCGCCGCCATGTTTCTGATTTTTTCGATTCCCTGCTTTCTCTTCGTCCAAGACCCGGAAACCCAAGCCCGGAAGAAGGTCCACATCGGCCAGGCATTCCGAACCCTTAAACAAACGGTAGCAAACGCCAGTGAGTACAAACTCCTGCTGAAATTTATCCTCATCCACTTTCTCATTCTCGATGTCGTGAATACAGTAATAGCGTTCATGTCCGTGTATGCCAACAAAGTGATGCAATTCACCGACGCTGAAATCACCACTTTTTTAATCTCCTCCACCGCCGCCGCCATGATCGGATCCTATGTCATCGGCTGGCTGGTCAAACACAAAGGAACCGGCTGGTCCTACGGATTGGTACTGTGGTTGTGGGTTGCCGCCCTTTCGATCGCGATTTTGAGTCAAAGCCAAACCATTTTCTGGCTGGTGGGTCCCTTGGCTGGTATGGGAATGGGAGGAGTCTGGGTGGTCAGCCGCGCGTATATTGTGGAACTCTCCCCGCCGGAAAAACTGGGGGAGTTTTTTGGACTGTACGGACTGGCTGGAAAAGCCGCCTCGATCCTGGGGCCTCTCTTATGGGGAACCGTCGTCTGGATTTTTCAAGACACGCAAACCTTCAAATACCGCGCCGCCCTGACATCCCTGCTCATCATCACGATAGGAACCCTGTTTCTCTTTCGGTCGCTACGCAGACAACTGGCTCAATAA
- a CDS encoding peptidylprolyl isomerase has protein sequence MFRYRFIKQWVVASSALCLIAGAAPQLFAHSGHKHDDKPPISLPEVTARVNDTDIKREVILRELKKTIRNYKDRGMTLKPDQLKTAAKKLIDDEIGRTLLLQRGEKIGVSVTPEMVKTKLNQIKGTFKSDAVFEHKLADQGMSLDQYQDELRTDLIMDQVIKKEVESKIKVNEKDLKDYYDQNINQYRTPEKARASVILIKLAPNSSSEKERNARKKIESILKQVEAGTDFSGLAKKFSQDSLAPKGGDLGFFAKKQMLPAFSERAFKLKVGEVSEIFKTQHGFHLLKVTDKKPGVERPFKKVKESIRQTLIERKSAQATQAYVQTLKKQADLKTYF, from the coding sequence ATGTTCCGCTATCGCTTTATTAAACAGTGGGTGGTTGCAAGCTCGGCGTTGTGTCTGATTGCCGGTGCCGCGCCACAGCTTTTCGCCCATTCCGGACACAAACACGACGATAAACCGCCCATCAGCCTGCCGGAGGTGACCGCCAGAGTCAATGACACCGACATCAAACGGGAAGTTATTTTACGGGAACTAAAAAAAACCATTCGCAATTACAAAGACAGGGGAATGACCCTCAAACCGGACCAGTTGAAAACGGCGGCGAAAAAACTGATCGACGATGAAATCGGACGGACGCTGTTATTGCAAAGAGGAGAAAAAATCGGTGTCTCGGTAACTCCCGAAATGGTGAAAACCAAATTGAATCAAATCAAAGGGACGTTTAAGTCCGATGCAGTATTCGAGCATAAACTGGCGGACCAGGGGATGAGCCTCGATCAGTATCAAGACGAATTGCGGACCGATCTGATTATGGATCAGGTTATTAAAAAAGAAGTGGAATCAAAAATCAAAGTCAACGAAAAAGACCTGAAAGATTATTACGACCAGAATATAAACCAATACCGCACCCCGGAAAAGGCCCGCGCCAGTGTCATCCTGATCAAGCTGGCACCCAACAGCAGTTCTGAAAAAGAACGAAACGCCCGGAAAAAAATAGAATCCATTTTAAAGCAGGTCGAAGCTGGAACAGATTTTTCAGGATTGGCGAAGAAATTCTCGCAGGACAGTTTGGCTCCTAAAGGCGGCGATCTCGGATTCTTTGCAAAAAAACAGATGCTTCCCGCCTTCAGCGAAAGGGCCTTCAAACTAAAGGTGGGCGAAGTGAGCGAAATTTTCAAGACCCAGCACGGGTTTCACCTGTTGAAGGTGACGGACAAAAAACCCGGTGTGGAACGCCCCTTTAAAAAGGTCAAGGAAAGCATCCGGCAAACACTGATAGAAAGGAAAAGCGCACAAGCCACCCAGGCTTATGTGCAAACGCTTAAAAAGCAGGCTGACCTGAAAACCTATTTCTAG
- a CDS encoding UPF0114 protein: MPGKIEQLLETVIFRSRWLLAPFFLGLILSILLLLIKFGQEIFHLSLHVLSISESDAIIGILTLVDMALVGSLLLMIIFSGYEIFVSKIDVGEHADRPDWMGKVDFGGLKLKVIGAIVAISAIDLLKTFVEIPAEPTEANTYMFMWKVAIHMAFVLSGVFFALMDKIASETSHH, encoded by the coding sequence ATGCCGGGTAAAATCGAACAACTGCTGGAGACAGTCATTTTCAGAAGCCGGTGGTTATTAGCGCCTTTCTTTTTGGGATTGATCCTCAGCATCCTGCTTTTGCTAATAAAATTCGGGCAGGAAATTTTTCATCTGTCGCTTCATGTCCTTTCAATCTCAGAGAGTGATGCCATCATTGGAATTTTGACCCTCGTGGACATGGCCCTGGTGGGATCGTTACTGCTGATGATCATTTTCTCCGGATATGAAATCTTTGTTTCAAAAATTGATGTCGGCGAGCATGCCGACCGGCCCGACTGGATGGGAAAGGTCGATTTTGGCGGGCTCAAGTTAAAGGTCATTGGCGCCATCGTCGCCATTTCCGCAATCGACCTTCTTAAAACCTTTGTGGAAATCCCCGCGGAACCCACCGAAGCCAACACCTACATGTTTATGTGGAAGGTGGCGATCCACATGGCATTTGTTTTAAGCGGCGTGTTTTTTGCCCTTATGGATAAAATCGCCTCGGAGACCTCCCACCACTAA
- the priA gene encoding primosomal protein N', which translates to MNLTSTIDPPLKKPAPQDPKIFAEVVLNLPVRESFTYSVPPQFIPYLQPGIRVFVPFGRRKLTGYVVSLSDRCDSSFTLKNIEDVLDTEPVLSREILALTRWIADYYQASWGEAVKAALPAGLEDESHEILTLTPSGEKTLTQQGLKESMSLILSAVKKRGEITPKQIQRHLQKKFSAHTLARLKQKGWLQSQLQIKRSTVGYQYEKLARVVSPTPDEQEVEKILHRSPKQQAVYASLLEGEKTLKELAAKIPAYAAPFRKLREKELVEVVTIKTHRQNTGDEPRSTEEIESPLPLTPDQKQTYEEIKHSLDRSEFQTYLLHGVTGSGKTEVYMRCIQTALDLNKKAVMMVPEISLTPQTVTRFLKRFGKNVAILHSGLSQRERYQEWKKIREGQVSIVVGARSSIFAPLKNLGVIVIDEEHDTSYKQDSTPRYHARDTAIVRARSEKAVVILGSATPSLESLANTESGKYRYLSLDKRVQDRLLPVVQLVDMQKEKDENKNFSILSGKLKTAIRSRLDRKEQVFLFLNRRGTANYVFCKECGFVFDCHHCSVTLTFHGRENRIRCHYCNYTARVPTTCADCKGEVIKFSGFGTQRLEDEIHRLYPEARTVRLDRDTTRGRSAFASMHRLMSAGEIDILIGTQMITKGHDFPHVTLVGVVHADLSLNIPDFRSCERSFQLMTQVAGRAGRGQIPGQVLIQTHNPRHYVFDFVKAHDFKKFSEKEMVSRRQLNYPPFTRLAALEIESESEKTAEAAAGKLKSCLMRIIARIPDIELMGASPAALYQIKNKYRWHILLKSKKAQTLQSILHQLRDLKELKSPFMNKVKFSIDVDPVNLL; encoded by the coding sequence ATGAACCTGACTTCCACAATCGACCCTCCTCTCAAAAAACCCGCGCCCCAGGACCCAAAGATCTTTGCCGAAGTCGTGCTGAATCTTCCGGTGAGAGAGTCGTTCACCTACTCCGTCCCCCCGCAATTCATCCCGTATTTACAACCGGGAATCCGCGTGTTTGTTCCTTTCGGCAGGCGCAAACTCACCGGGTACGTTGTCTCGCTGTCCGATCGCTGTGACTCGTCATTCACCCTCAAAAATATCGAAGATGTCCTCGACACCGAACCCGTGCTCTCCAGGGAAATCCTGGCTTTGACCCGCTGGATCGCCGACTATTACCAGGCATCCTGGGGAGAAGCGGTCAAGGCCGCACTGCCCGCCGGGCTGGAAGACGAAAGTCATGAAATCCTGACCCTGACACCATCTGGCGAAAAAACCCTGACCCAGCAAGGATTGAAGGAATCGATGTCTCTCATCCTGAGTGCGGTTAAGAAACGGGGCGAAATCACACCCAAACAAATCCAGCGTCACCTGCAGAAAAAATTCAGCGCCCACACATTGGCCCGGCTCAAACAAAAAGGATGGCTGCAATCGCAATTGCAAATCAAACGCAGCACGGTGGGTTACCAATACGAAAAGCTGGCGCGGGTTGTCAGCCCGACGCCTGACGAACAAGAGGTTGAAAAAATTCTTCATCGCAGTCCCAAACAACAAGCGGTTTACGCCTCCCTTTTGGAAGGAGAAAAGACTTTAAAAGAACTCGCCGCAAAAATCCCGGCCTATGCCGCGCCCTTCAGGAAACTTCGGGAAAAAGAACTGGTGGAAGTGGTGACAATCAAAACTCACCGGCAAAACACCGGGGACGAGCCCAGGTCCACTGAAGAGATCGAAAGCCCATTGCCCCTAACCCCCGATCAGAAGCAGACCTATGAAGAAATAAAACACTCGCTTGATCGTTCCGAGTTTCAAACCTATTTGTTGCATGGAGTCACCGGAAGCGGAAAAACCGAGGTTTACATGCGTTGCATCCAGACGGCGCTTGATTTAAATAAGAAAGCGGTCATGATGGTTCCTGAAATTTCCCTGACGCCGCAAACCGTGACCCGGTTTCTCAAACGGTTCGGCAAAAACGTCGCCATTTTACACAGCGGATTGTCGCAAAGGGAACGCTATCAGGAATGGAAAAAAATTCGAGAAGGCCAGGTTTCCATCGTGGTGGGCGCGCGTTCTTCTATTTTCGCACCGCTCAAAAACCTCGGCGTGATCGTTATCGACGAAGAACACGATACCTCATACAAGCAGGATTCCACACCGCGCTACCACGCCCGGGACACCGCCATCGTCCGCGCCCGCTCGGAAAAGGCCGTCGTGATTTTAGGCTCGGCGACCCCCTCCCTGGAATCCCTGGCCAACACCGAGTCGGGGAAATACCGCTACCTGTCGCTCGACAAACGGGTTCAGGACCGTCTCCTGCCGGTGGTCCAACTCGTCGACATGCAAAAGGAAAAAGATGAGAACAAAAACTTCTCCATCCTTTCCGGAAAACTCAAAACCGCCATTCGCAGCCGGCTCGACCGCAAGGAACAGGTGTTTCTGTTTTTAAACCGGCGGGGAACCGCCAACTACGTGTTCTGCAAAGAGTGCGGGTTTGTGTTTGACTGCCACCACTGTAGCGTAACACTGACGTTCCATGGCCGGGAAAACCGCATTCGATGCCATTACTGCAATTACACCGCCCGCGTCCCAACCACCTGCGCCGATTGTAAAGGCGAAGTGATCAAGTTCAGCGGGTTCGGAACGCAACGCCTGGAGGACGAAATCCACCGGCTGTACCCCGAGGCACGCACCGTCCGTCTCGACCGGGACACCACCCGGGGCCGTTCCGCATTCGCATCCATGCACCGGCTCATGTCCGCCGGGGAAATCGATATCCTGATCGGCACCCAGATGATCACCAAAGGCCACGACTTTCCCCACGTCACCCTGGTCGGCGTGGTGCATGCCGATCTTTCATTGAACATCCCCGATTTCCGTTCCTGTGAGAGGTCCTTCCAGCTCATGACCCAGGTGGCGGGCCGGGCCGGAAGGGGTCAGATTCCGGGGCAGGTGCTCATTCAAACCCACAATCCCAGGCACTACGTGTTCGATTTTGTGAAAGCCCACGATTTCAAAAAATTCTCTGAAAAAGAGATGGTATCCCGGAGACAGTTAAATTATCCTCCTTTCACCCGCCTGGCGGCGCTTGAAATTGAAAGCGAATCAGAAAAAACGGCGGAAGCGGCGGCGGGCAAATTAAAATCGTGTTTAATGCGGATCATCGCGCGCATCCCGGATATCGAATTGATGGGCGCTTCGCCTGCCGCCCTTTACCAGATCAAAAATAAATACCGCTGGCACATTCTTCTGAAATCAAAAAAAGCCCAGACCCTGCAATCCATCCTTCATCAATTGCGGGATCTCAAAGAATTAAAGTCCCCTTTTATGAACAAGGTGAAATTCTCCATTGATGTGGACCCAGTGAACCTTCTATAA
- a CDS encoding cytochrome b561, protein MKLLRSLYDWVLHLAATPYAVPALFAVSFIESSFFPIPPDVLLIAMTVAVPALWFRYALLCTSASVLGGIFGYIIGWKFMDVIGYQILDFYHLQNKFDKIGVVYQEYEAWAVAGSGFTPIPYKLFTLAAGAFKIDLPTFVLASAIGRAARFFLVGYLIYKFGPTVKEWIEKYFGWFSLFFFISLFLGFYLLKFVL, encoded by the coding sequence ATGAAACTGTTACGATCGCTCTACGACTGGGTCCTGCACTTGGCCGCAACGCCCTACGCCGTTCCGGCCCTGTTTGCCGTTTCGTTCATCGAATCTTCGTTCTTCCCAATTCCTCCGGACGTTTTACTCATCGCCATGACCGTTGCTGTTCCTGCACTGTGGTTTCGCTATGCTTTATTATGCACCTCCGCTTCAGTACTGGGCGGCATATTTGGATACATTATTGGCTGGAAGTTCATGGACGTCATTGGTTACCAAATTCTGGACTTTTACCACTTGCAGAATAAGTTCGATAAAATTGGAGTGGTATATCAGGAGTATGAAGCCTGGGCGGTTGCTGGCTCTGGTTTCACACCGATTCCCTACAAACTGTTCACCCTGGCCGCGGGTGCATTTAAAATTGATTTACCGACGTTCGTATTGGCATCGGCAATCGGACGAGCGGCCCGGTTTTTCCTGGTCGGTTATCTGATCTATAAATTTGGACCCACCGTCAAAGAATGGATCGAAAAATATTTTGGCTGGTTCAGTCTGTTTTTTTTCATTTCACTTTTTCTTGGATTTTATCTGTTAAAGTTTGTACTTTGA
- a CDS encoding divalent-cation tolerance protein CutA — protein sequence MEQHIVIFVTAGSAEEAGKLSRGLVEAKLAFCVNALPRIKSTYYWEDKLCVDEEILLIIKTRSEKFEALEAWVRKNHSYSVPEVIAIPIIKGSEPYLKSIDDWVS from the coding sequence ATGGAACAACACATCGTAATCTTTGTCACCGCCGGGTCGGCGGAAGAAGCCGGGAAACTCAGCCGCGGCCTGGTCGAAGCAAAACTGGCTTTCTGCGTCAACGCCCTGCCGAGAATCAAGTCCACGTATTACTGGGAAGATAAACTCTGCGTCGACGAAGAAATTCTTCTCATCATCAAAACCCGGTCCGAAAAGTTCGAGGCGCTGGAAGCCTGGGTGCGCAAAAATCACAGCTACTCCGTTCCCGAAGTCATCGCCATCCCCATCATCAAGGGATCAGAGCCCTATCTCAAAAGCATTGACGACTGGGTTTCCTGA
- the yedY_2 gene encoding mononuclear molybdenum enzyme YedY — MSHIKISKGWEISGNLATPESIYMRRREFLKGTALTSLATAALLTGCTTRPHEPDAEIALSEIEKQIYPAKRNEAFQLDRPLTSETIAASYNNFYEFTSVKEDVVVHAQALAKRPWTVEISGLVRNPKTFDIDDLLKTMPMEERLYRLRCVEAWAMAVPWTGFPLKSLLDQVEPLSKATHVKMTTFYKPFTAQGQLAFWEPWPYIEGLTVQEAMNDLTFMAVGIYGHPLPKQHGAPLRLVVPWKYGFKSIKSVIKIELVDYRPATFWNTLQGLEYSFTANVDPKIPHPRWPQSKEKMIGTSEVRPTLPYNGYGAHVAHLYT, encoded by the coding sequence ATGAGCCACATAAAAATTTCCAAAGGCTGGGAAATCTCCGGCAACCTGGCAACACCGGAGTCCATCTATATGCGCCGCCGTGAATTTTTAAAAGGCACCGCCCTGACTTCCCTTGCAACCGCGGCTCTACTCACCGGATGCACGACACGCCCACACGAACCCGATGCAGAAATTGCCCTCAGCGAGATCGAGAAACAAATCTACCCCGCCAAACGCAATGAAGCCTTCCAACTCGACCGGCCACTGACCTCCGAAACCATCGCCGCCTCCTACAATAATTTTTACGAATTCACCAGCGTCAAGGAAGACGTCGTCGTCCACGCGCAGGCTTTGGCGAAACGTCCGTGGACCGTCGAAATTTCGGGTCTCGTCCGAAATCCAAAAACCTTCGATATCGACGACCTGTTAAAAACCATGCCGATGGAAGAGCGGCTGTACCGCCTGCGTTGCGTCGAAGCCTGGGCGATGGCGGTGCCGTGGACCGGTTTTCCGCTGAAATCCCTGCTCGATCAAGTGGAACCTCTGTCCAAAGCCACCCACGTGAAGATGACCACGTTTTACAAACCGTTCACCGCGCAGGGGCAGTTGGCCTTCTGGGAACCGTGGCCCTACATCGAAGGGTTGACCGTTCAAGAGGCCATGAACGATCTCACCTTCATGGCCGTCGGCATCTACGGGCACCCCCTGCCGAAACAGCACGGTGCCCCCCTCAGGCTGGTGGTGCCGTGGAAATACGGATTCAAGAGCATCAAATCCGTGATCAAAATCGAACTGGTCGATTACCGTCCCGCAACCTTCTGGAACACCTTGCAAGGCCTGGAATACAGTTTCACCGCCAACGTCGATCCCAAAATTCCGCATCCCCGCTGGCCGCAGTCCAAGGAAAAAATGATCGGCACCAGCGAAGTGCGCCCCACCCTGCCTTACAACGGTTACGGCGCACACGTCGCCCACCTGTACACCTGA
- a CDS encoding peptide-methionine (S)-S-oxide reductase: protein METATFGAGCFWGVELAFSKIDGVTATAVGYTGGSVPNPTYEMVCTGQSGHAEVVQVEFDPSRVSYEKLLDTLWKVHDPTTLNRQGPDIGTQYRSAIFFHNPAQETAARESVKKLQQSGQFSKNIVTEIVPATQFYRAEDYHQKYLEKRGMGSCH from the coding sequence ATGGAAACAGCCACTTTCGGCGCGGGATGTTTCTGGGGCGTGGAACTGGCCTTCAGTAAAATCGACGGGGTCACCGCCACCGCCGTGGGATACACAGGAGGCAGCGTACCCAACCCCACTTACGAGATGGTGTGCACCGGCCAATCCGGCCACGCGGAAGTCGTGCAGGTGGAATTCGACCCTTCCCGCGTATCCTATGAGAAACTTCTGGATACATTGTGGAAAGTTCACGATCCGACCACCCTCAACCGGCAAGGGCCGGACATCGGCACGCAATACCGTTCCGCCATCTTTTTTCACAACCCGGCGCAGGAAACCGCCGCCAGAGAATCCGTGAAAAAACTCCAGCAGTCCGGACAATTTTCGAAAAATATTGTCACCGAGATCGTCCCTGCCACGCAGTTTTACCGGGCCGAAGATTACCATCAAAAATATCTCGAAAAACGCGGCATGGGAAGCTGTCACTGA
- a CDS encoding ATP/GTP-binding protein, with product MKTSFIRPLTLPLTFLFFILFFSPSHAFQIKAMDEPHSFIVDPSTGVYYVSNVFGSPDAKDNNGFIAKIDPAGKHVDRDFIRSGKNGVHLDAPKGMALSGQNLYVTDIDVVRRFDVESGLPLGTVDFSILGAKSLHDLAIDSNGNLFVSDPPGNAIYRIDPANNFQVTLLVKGPGLGHPKALVYEAPHRRLLVATGFGKLIAVNMRGDVIALHRKRFKGLNGICLDREGNIILSSSRAGEIYRIKKYSTVEVIRKNMVTPAGISCDFRNRQVLVPSFKGNLVFTLPVK from the coding sequence ATGAAAACATCATTCATACGCCCCTTGACGTTACCTCTAACCTTTCTGTTTTTCATCCTGTTTTTCTCCCCAAGCCATGCCTTTCAAATCAAGGCAATGGATGAGCCTCACAGTTTCATCGTCGACCCTTCCACTGGAGTGTACTACGTTTCCAACGTTTTTGGCTCCCCTGACGCAAAAGACAATAACGGCTTCATCGCCAAAATCGACCCTGCAGGCAAACACGTGGACCGCGATTTCATCCGTTCCGGGAAAAACGGCGTGCATTTGGATGCGCCAAAAGGAATGGCCCTTTCAGGCCAAAATCTCTATGTGACCGATATCGATGTGGTCCGTCGTTTCGATGTGGAATCGGGATTGCCGTTGGGAACGGTCGATTTTTCCATTTTAGGCGCGAAAAGTTTACACGATCTTGCCATCGATTCGAATGGGAATCTGTTTGTCTCCGACCCCCCTGGCAACGCGATCTACCGGATCGACCCGGCAAATAATTTCCAGGTCACTCTTCTGGTCAAAGGACCGGGGCTCGGCCACCCTAAAGCGCTGGTTTATGAAGCGCCGCATCGCCGCCTGCTGGTGGCAACCGGGTTCGGAAAACTGATCGCTGTCAATATGCGGGGCGACGTCATTGCGTTACACAGAAAACGGTTCAAGGGTCTGAATGGAATCTGTCTGGACCGGGAAGGAAATATCATTCTGTCCAGTTCCAGGGCGGGAGAAATTTACCGGATCAAGAAATACTCTACGGTGGAAGTGATACGAAAAAACATGGTCACGCCGGCGGGGATTTCCTGCGATTTCAGGAACCGCCAGGTGTTGGTCCCGTCTTTCAAGGGCAACCTGGTATTTACCCTCCCGGTAAAATAA
- the pntB gene encoding NAD(P) transhydrogenase subunit beta: protein MSEGIVTASYVGATVLFILALGGLSHPETSRRGNLYGILGMSIALIATISGVTANLGILIVALLAGGSIGLVLARRVQMTEMPELVAILHSLVGLAAVLVGFANFMDPDVHFTGVELTIHDIETYLGILIGAVTFSGSVIAFGKLSGKITGNPMLLPARHWLNLGLLIGSIYLCILFVDQSAAGGGMMPLLIMTGIALLFGIHMVMAIGGADMPVVVSMLNSYSGWAAAATGFMLSNDLLIVTGALVGSSGAILSYIMCRAMNRKFLAVIAGGFGTTTGGGSSASVEEQGEVVALQAPEVASLLTEAKEVMIIPGYGMAVAQAQHIVCEITKALRAKKVNVRFAIHPVAGRMPGHMNVLLAEAKVPYDIVFEMDEINDDFPDVDVSIVIGANDIVNPSAQTDPDSPIAGMPVLECWKAGTTVVLKRGMATGYAGVQNPLFFKENTRMLFGDARTSLDEVFKNL, encoded by the coding sequence ATGAGCGAAGGTATTGTAACCGCCTCTTATGTTGGGGCAACGGTTCTTTTTATTCTTGCGTTGGGGGGATTGAGCCATCCGGAAACTTCCCGGCGCGGCAACCTGTATGGCATTTTGGGCATGTCCATTGCCCTGATAGCCACTATCTCAGGGGTCACCGCTAATTTAGGGATTTTGATCGTAGCGTTGCTGGCAGGCGGCAGCATTGGTCTGGTTCTGGCGCGCCGCGTGCAAATGACGGAAATGCCCGAACTGGTGGCCATTCTGCATAGTTTGGTCGGGCTGGCCGCCGTTCTGGTTGGTTTCGCCAATTTCATGGATCCCGATGTGCATTTCACCGGAGTGGAACTCACCATCCATGATATCGAAACCTATCTGGGAATTCTTATCGGGGCGGTCACGTTTTCAGGGTCCGTCATTGCATTCGGAAAACTCAGCGGAAAAATCACCGGGAACCCCATGTTATTGCCGGCCCGGCATTGGCTCAATCTGGGTCTGCTGATTGGTTCCATATACCTGTGCATCCTGTTTGTCGATCAGTCCGCCGCGGGCGGTGGGATGATGCCTCTGTTGATCATGACAGGAATCGCCTTGTTGTTCGGGATTCATATGGTCATGGCGATTGGCGGGGCGGATATGCCGGTGGTGGTTTCCATGCTCAACAGCTATTCCGGCTGGGCGGCTGCCGCAACGGGTTTCATGCTCAGTAACGACCTGCTGATTGTGACGGGTGCCCTGGTGGGCAGTAGTGGCGCTATCCTCAGTTACATCATGTGCCGTGCCATGAACCGCAAGTTCCTGGCCGTTATTGCCGGAGGCTTTGGCACAACAACCGGCGGTGGTTCCTCGGCATCCGTTGAAGAACAGGGCGAAGTGGTTGCGTTGCAAGCCCCTGAGGTGGCAAGCCTGTTGACGGAAGCCAAGGAAGTCATGATCATTCCGGGATATGGCATGGCGGTTGCCCAGGCTCAGCACATCGTGTGTGAAATCACCAAAGCGCTTCGCGCCAAGAAAGTGAACGTGCGGTTTGCCATTCATCCCGTTGCCGGGCGTATGCCGGGACACATGAATGTTTTACTGGCAGAAGCCAAGGTTCCCTACGACATCGTTTTTGAAATGGATGAAATCAATGACGATTTCCCGGATGTGGACGTTTCGATCGTCATTGGAGCCAACGACATAGTTAACCCTTCAGCGCAGACAGACCCGGACAGCCCGATTGCGGGCATGCCGGTATTGGAATGCTGGAAGGCGGGGACGACCGTTGTTCTGAAACGCGGTATGGCGACAGGCTACGCGGGAGTGCAGAACCCGTTGTTCTTCAAAGAGAACACCCGCATGTTGTTCGGCGATGCCCGAACCAGCCTGGACGAGGTTTTCAAAAACCTTTGA